The Cydia pomonella isolate Wapato2018A chromosome 9, ilCydPomo1, whole genome shotgun sequence sequence AACCTCGTTGCACGCTCAAGCTACACTGGActgaaaaattatattatacttattatacttAACTGGGTGCCTAAACGCTACTAtctctgtcacactaatatggaaaagcgagagagagatgactgcgctacgctacggagtgtAAATAGGCACGTTAGCTAGGCACCCTGAACAAGCTGGATTTACGAATAAGGATTTTTTCATAATTACGCCGAGTGAAGTCACCGCTAGGTCAGGTAGGGTTAGGATAGGTAGCGCAGGTCAAATAAATGGTACTTTCAGTATCTAATCTAAAATTCGTATTCCATCTTATATGGCGCAAAACAATAGATCCATCTTTGAGAGAAGTAAATCTGATGCCTACAATAATTGAGTATTAATATTAACCGTTTTTGTTTCTGTGGTATTTTTGTTCTTGTACTGTCTatatagtccaagatcccagagccgccagatcttacttattttctcattaacaaaatgtatgggataatataaattatataacgctccggttgtggaatgagctacctgccgaggttttcccgagggtctacagtatgaggttcttcaaaaaaggagtgtacaggtttttaaagggtcggcaacgcgcatgtaacacatctagagttgcaggcgtccataggctacggtgactgcttaccaccaggcgggccgtatgcttgtgtgacaccgtcgtggtataaaaaaaatagtgttagtatgtatttttaatgtctgcataatTGCTAttttggcccgacggccatttgtccggtacaaaggtgctaaaggtaggtaaaaatattactaacctTTCTTAATATTTCTCCAGGATGATACATATTTTCCAAGATGGTTGTGATTCCTcaaggtccccaaatgtcaaatggtgtggacatGAGAAACGGGCCCTTAATTTATGTACATGCCAAATTTaaggactgttccagagatttcgaggtttctTCTATTCGATTGTGCTAATAATAGAGTTGGattgtcaaagagaatttttgtaaccacagtaaatttactgccatatttagTTCGGTCTacgttttaatcatgtgtcgaaagatgtcagtaaatttactgtggctacgaagttttctttgataattcacctctatttcaaattctctttagtaGAGTTTAATAAAGAGACATGATtagttaagccgtttttgaattactaaatatatataactatacttACTAATACCCCCTTTCAAGGCAGCctattatgacatttatgacggacgggtaactacggaatcctacactgagcatggcccgacaaaCTCTTCGCCGGTTTTTCTTATTAACCTGGGCAAAGGTCTCCCCGAATTTGCGGTCTGTCTTTCTCTCAGCGACCATCTGTGGTGTCCCGTGAATTCCACTCAGAAGCTATTTTGACTCACCTTTCCGAGTGTGCGCGGCGGACATGCCCCAGCCCCAGACCCACTTTTGCTAAGCGATCTTGACACCCACATATatctacaataataaataaataaatattataggacattatcacacaaattgactaagtcccacagtaagctcaataaggcttgtgttgagggtacttagacaacgatatatataatatataaatatttataaatacttaaataaatagtaactgataaaaaaaaacaaccggtttatttactatttatattgtttacattCGATGTATAAATGGTTTTACAGTACATCCAAGGTTctgttgttgttaaatttacatgtagatatacaTGTATATTATGCGTAATATTGATGCAAGTAAGATGCGCTACGTGTATCTAAGAGTTCACATCACTTATAAGAGCATACAATAATAAAgttatactaaataaaactatttaggTATCTAAACAACTAACCACTAATCAAAGTGTAAACAGGCCTTAAAGCTGGACGCCTCTTTGAACCTTCTCGACACATTCCTACACCATAGTCTGATTCTTTGCACCACGGAAAGTCGAGAAGACTTCCCTTGGTCAGGGCTTCTGCTATCGGCGGTCACGGATGCCGTAATGGGAAGATAAGGtctgtaaaaaaaagtttaggtTAATTGTAGCCATAATCAACGTGCTTACAGAGTACATCATTAAAGGATAACTCAAGTTACAACggtccgggccgaggcatccgacacttcgttttctatacaAAGCATCACATGATCACCAGTCACAGTCATTGAAAATGATATGTCGGTTGCCTCGGGCCGGATCCGGGTCGTTCTAGCGTGGAGGGGccgtatcggcctgtcagtcgGAACAAAAAATTGATTTTTGAAGAGAGATCttcaaaaatgtatgtaaaattcTTAGGCAGAAATAACTCCCCACGGTCAAACCTTCGCCTTCGGACTCTCACTATAGTgaactatgaaacttcccatgcAATAAAACTTTGCGAACGCTTTAATGATGATTTCGCCGGAACGGAAATGGTGATTTCAAATCCTTTGGCCGGAAACTTTCTACTATCATGCGTACGTTTGTGATAACAATCAAAACAGACGCACCTAGGTCTTGGTTTTTTGAGGATGTTGGCCAGTTTCTCGTAGAAATCGTACGCCTCTGACTTTACGTAGAGCCTGTGGTTTTGGCGGTGCGACTTGGGCAGAGTGCACTTCTTATACTCGCAGGGAATCATTCTGTGCTCTCCTTTTGAAGCTGAAATATTCCGGGTATTTAACTGATGAACTTAAAAAACAACTCTCGTTGACTCAGCAAAGAACTATAAGTAATAAGTATTTCGACTTAAATACGATgacacaatagttatttgtttgacaagggggcaaagttgttgtttaacggctcgtgctaatattgatacccgagcaagcgaaagattccaaaattgaactacgagcgtagcgagtggtccTAGAAGTGGAatttgagcgtagcgagggttTCAAATCACGAGGGTTAAACCAAATTTGcctccaagtgaaacacaaaaaatttcaccacaccaacgcgaggaaaatactaactatgaaataccaaaataattaacccaaaatcaaaaccaaatgaacgtaataaaaatgcaTTCAAAATCAGTTTTACCagataacataaggaaacaactcaaaatttgcatccaattactttgccccacatgtggataaaatccAACTCTCTCATTAGTTATTGAACTCAAATAAGCCTTTAACAGTGGGtgtagtgaaaaaaataatgtttgtcATATCATAAGTCTGGCcaaatttatttgtaacaatataatataagtgCAAAATAACCTagtttcttttatatttaaatcataacataattagatttatttgcaaccaaatattaaaataaaacaaaattattaataaaactaatccTAACGAGAAAAAATAAGAGTTCCTTACACAAACCCAGGCCTCTTGGCAGGGTGctcatcacgcaggcagcattcccgcgctgtatcgcaaTGGGAAGcctttgcgcgagaaagctgcctgcgcgagggtctcccgttgcctccctcaatCTGCCTTTCCAAGCTCCTTGTGGAGCCCATGCGCACATTTGCCCCACCGACCAAGTGTCTCGACCTCAAAAGGCTCAAAAGCTACAAATTAGTTTCTAGTATGTTCAAGGAAAACAAtgaattttaacatttatttcacaatacggtaaaagtaataaatagatGCCCCGCATTGCTAGTGCTAGCAGGTATACCTCAGATTTTATACCTACACGGCGCGCACCGTAGAAGGTGCAATGCAAAAAGCCAGCAGGCTGGCACTAGCGTAAAAAGAATGACATGATTGTATCGGATACCAACTGTGGGTGGGTGTCTTTTGCCAAATGgtattttaagtaagtactaaAATACCTAATCGatatctgaatctgaatctgttGCCAAGGGGCAACTTATACACGGAATACCAAACGGTTGAAATACTTGAAATATTTATGGGTTCACTTTggtgtctgtccgtctgtcatgTTGTCATGTTTTTTGTTATACTATAATGACTAGTTGCTCGTGGAGGGAATCAATGAACTGACCTATTTTAGTCGCGAGTGTGTAGGTCGCGTAAAATTGGATCTCAGCGTCTTGTGTCTCAGCTTCGGCTCGTTTTCCAGCGTCTTCAGGTACGTCCCCGGCGTTGAAGAATTCGGGAGAATAGATCAGAATAATGTTGTGGCATCGAGAAGCGATCAGCTCACACACCAAGTCTTGCGGCATTTGGTTTGACACTAGCCTGTTACGGAACCCTGTGAACAACTATCgagaaataatgttttaaataaagctTTTGAGGTTAGGCAGGGACCTTAGACAGCGCGTGGTCCTGAAGGGTTCCCTAAATCATTGCCGAAAATGATTTTGCCGAATGTTATTTCCCAACAaatttttcgtataattttatttagccGAATGATCAAGTGTGCCCATCCCAACTTAACAGTTAGCACTTGTAAGTTTagaaaacaacttaaaaatacacttttttaaatgcaatGTGTTAGGTAGCAGAATGACTTTGTAACTATAATACGAAACAAACAATGTTTACcaaggtattggctgttgtattaataaatgttgttatgtatttttcatgtcactatatgatgttactataaatgttgtatggACTTGTAAAAGAggccttgaggcctacttgcagaataaatttttgaattttgaatttcgaacaaaaatatTGGTACTGGCGAAAAGGCGGAACACCGTCCTGAAGGCCTAGAGTCCTGTATTACTACATATTTCCTGATGCCGGAAATTTAAACgtcattttaataattatcctGTCATCTTAGTGTCCAGCCACATTAGGGTccataatcggcgtaatccgtaattgctgaggtcgccgtcatcgaaatcgatgaggaggactataggtatgtaataaaaacataGTTTGGTGAGTTTGGCAAAAACCGTGCCATCACTAGCTAGTTTAGCTAGCATTCATGCTGACTTGATTTATTTCGGGATGTCTTAGTCTGGCTTTAATTGTAGGTATAGGTTCGTACATACTTATGAATGTCACGACGTAATGTTGTCTCTATGGGGAAAGCAGCTGAAAGCTAattgtagatggcgccactagagTTTGAGTCAACTCGACCAACTCGTTGTATGaaatttataactttaaataaatattgtatttaataaaccaATGTTTAATAAAACTTCATAATTAAACTCTCTGTATAAGTATTAAACTTTGTATCTGAGGCCGATAATCTGTCGGATAAAGTTACAAAGccatttcaaataaaatgttttgttttgacaGGAGCATGTAGGATATTTTCATGTACGTAATAATCGTCTGTTGAACGCAATAAAATGGATATTCATGAATAATATGGACGTCTGACTGTAACACAATTAAAAGCACTTTTACGGGAACGCAAGGCATCcgtaaaaggaaaaaaaagaccTCATAGAAAGGTTAAGTATATTTGGCTATGTACTGTTTTCACTCGAAAATAttgtgctaaaaaaataacaaggaaaatgtacaatatcaacgttaatattttatgaccaaaataataattttcaattgaatCCAGCATTAAATGTCGATTATAAGGCACCAACAGAATTCGCGTGTGATGTAAATTCTTACAGAGATATCAATGCAGATTCAAAGCTCCCACCTCTGATCATGTCTAATATTGAAAACTATTTAGACCGGTACATAAATACCTATCTCATTaaattcatacaaaacttatttgatTGTGGTAactcccgggttcaaatcctggtaagggcatttattcgtgtgatgagcatggatatttgttcctgagtcatgggtgttttctatgtatttaagtatttataaatatttatatattatatatatcgttgtctaagtaccctcaacacaagccttattgagcttactgtggcacttagtctatttgtgtaataatgtcctataatatataaaaaaaaactcacaaCAAATTTTCCATtaactattattataatgtatttattcaaataaattaaggTGGGGCCAAACTAATGTCATGTCACAAACTCTAGTGGCGCCACCTAGTAGCAAAGTTTGGCAGCCGCCTTCCCCATTCAAGTTGTTAAGACAATGTGCTTACCCTCAAtcctttaattttcattttttcggCCAATTCATCCACGAACGCCTGATTGGCTGCTGCGTAAAGCACCATAGCATCGTACTTGACTGGGCCTCCATTTGCTATGTCATCTATTGTCAGCAGTGTACCCGCGTTTTGGACGGCCCTGTTCTGTACTGCGGACAATAATACATTAATGccatgataaataaataaatattatagaataaatattaaaggacattattacacaaattgactaagtcccacagtaagctcaataaggcttgtgttgagggtacctagacaacgatatatataaatatttataaatacttaaatacatagaaaacacccatgactcaggaacaaatatccatgctcatcacacgaataaatgcccttaccaggatttgaacccgggaccatcagcttcgtaggcagagtcactacctactaggccaaaccggtcgtcatgatGAGTGTGCCAACAGGATCCTAACCAAATCATAACATAAAATCTACTATGGCTCTCTTTTTGACAGTTCTTAAGAGGAACGGGGAcaaccggttctccatacaaacgtagtccgtTTCAGGGCacccaaaattaaaaactaaaacagaaACAGAACAGAATGTAGTAGAGAAGCGGTCGTCAACTATCGCCTTAAATAATGGTTAAGTACTTATCTCctcttgtttttttaaatatttgattggttattttgtatgtaggtatttcGTTAAATGTTTTACTCGTAGGAGTGATATATCGTAGGTATCATACCCaactattcaatttattttattgtaatacgaCGAATAAAAGAGAAACATAATTAAGTCGCTTGTGACGCCGCGTATCCCACGGGGGTTATCAGGGTTACACTATTATACGGTATCACTATCACATTTTATAGGTATGATTGATTTCGAGGTTTCGACCTTTGTCCTAACTCTATTATTTTGCACGTATCAATGGTATGTATCattgatacatacatacatacagtcagcatcaaaaatagcgtATCAAAGTATGTGCCAAATTATCTACCATTCTCtgatagcttaacaaaatgagatatgtctctatatgtacagtcagcgtcaaatactctgtagcagtcaaagtggccaaatagttcggtacaccatactaaatatatggtgtaccgaactatttgactactttggttgctacaaagtatttgacgctgactgtacctaaaatAATAGGAGAGCTAATATTAGGTAAACTTTTCGGCTTGCTGTGCTggttgttttttagggttccgtacccaaagtttaacacgggaccctattactaagactccatccgtccgtccgtctgtcaccaggctgtatctcatgaaccgtgatagctagacagttgaaatttcaacagatgatgtatttctgttgccgctataacaacaaatactaaaaagtgcggaaccctcggtgggcgagtccgactcgcacttgtccggtttttttttatgatacaggaggctaACGAGCAGATGTATCGTCTGATGGCAAGCAATTACCATCGTCCATGGACGCGTTTAAGAAAAGAGTTCGCTCTTTTTTTCATGGTTATAAGGTCTTAccggtacagtcagcgtcaaatactttgtagcaaccaaagttgCCAAATAGTTCGgaacaccatatatttagtatggtgtaccgaactatttggccactttgactgctacaaagtatttgacgctgactgtacatcggTATGCCGCGGACGATAGTGCATTCCAAAGTTCAGCTTTGCGAGGAAGTTTGTGGAGAAACgtacagttgaggactgccaatcaactaagtggtgaagatggaaatgttgtcgtcaagagcgatggcgaaaagaagcggcagggattaatccgaaaaTTCCTATGAGAACTTATCAAATTTCACAATGACGTACAGGTgattaaagtgtatttttagtttacttaattgacccaGGTGATTTGAGCTGGGatgaacagagtcaactacaggaAATAGTATACTAGATAATTAAATAGAGAGCGAGGCTAGGAGGCTACACATTGTCAAGTCgatctaaaatataatatatactataatatagaatatagacTGGCAGcttacagtttttttattatttattcacaatactaaacttaattactaaagtatcgttaaaccagtAAGGTT is a genomic window containing:
- the LOC133521042 gene encoding uncharacterized protein LOC133521042, which gives rise to MESAESVQNRAVQNAGTLLTIDDIANGGPVKYDAMVLYAAANQAFVDELAEKMKIKGLRLFTGFRNRLVSNQMPQDLVCELIASRCHNIILIYSPEFFNAGDVPEDAGKRAEAETQDAEIQFYATYTLATKIASKGEHRMIPCEYKKCTLPKSHRQNHRLYVKSEAYDFYEKLANILKKPRPRPYLPITASVTADSRSPDQGKSSRLSVVQRIRLWCRNVSRRFKEASSFKACLHFD